Proteins encoded by one window of Myripristis murdjan chromosome 1, fMyrMur1.1, whole genome shotgun sequence:
- the rasal3 gene encoding ras GTPase-activating protein nGAP isoform X1 has translation MMGFRRWIVCGGALECSPDHMGPAGGSRLKNQDGGVRALIKRRLEGKSKRSSTTQLNRIGLNKGSRHYSSRESVSIPVSAVGSLDLSADTSTVIRPVHSSILGEKYCFEVINSENNHCFGCTSAAERDRWIEDLRRAAQPNKDNIERTENCLSLWVNEAKDLPPKRRYYCEVHLDGTLFARTSSRAVGKSSHRSSLAGDSSTGASGGLGGSGGMTGGCQLFWGEFFELDNLPSVSQITLHLFRDEDPKKKRHSRDESSLHPLGSVAIPLAEIRGRTYQEKWHPIIPYKASSTGGNKELLGPQASLRIKARFQNLQVLPMEKYKEFAEFVTVDYVEMCLNLEPLLNVKEKEELAGALVHVLQSIGKAKEFLVALGNAEVDRLGEKEALIFRENTVATKAIDEYMKLVGQKYLIDTIGDFITRLYASVESCEVDPRKCSPSELSNNQKNLRESCEEVVQKIIEMHGSFPEELNRIFSSWVELCEDQGRPEIGHRLISASLFLRFLCPAILSPSLFGLIQPYPEPTTLRTLTLTAKVIQNLANFTLFGDKEEYMLFMNDFLQQHWDGMRSFLQSVSNPDPEVPMTSFDGYVDLPLRLAVLHGLLVDIICQKDQDTVDKLHPLPFILNQITESLGPEATRITVSSQMGQSKPIYVPPRDLGKYSPLQSSLQQLPVDSKGLRDGDGRTRRSMRERKPVTRTQSAPHRRPGHIKHTLKRQTSTENLQSDDHEQEMETNQLNISLPQPSDKSVKHPSAPVPWIIHSGEPNEMKTEDEQLNLLDKHAQELSELRLGVEQVTERELEMAKRLEDFINQSQDQNAMLQAEVIELRNLLAVREEQLASATFRLGVIEEEREEDERKLSVAIAAAERMNTLEEQFADMIKNLNQLSEAYSSSQNSTQHPGKPQINSN, from the exons ATGATGGGATTTAGACGCTGGATTGTATGTGGTGGGGCTTTGG AATGTAGCCCCGACCACATGGGCCCGGCCGGTGGGTCTCGACTAAAAAACCAAGATGGTGGCGTAAGA GCTCTGATAAAGCGCCGTCTCGAGGGCAAGTCGAAGAGGAGCAGCACCACCCAGTTGAACCGCATTGGGCTAAACAAAGGAAGCAG gCATTACAGTTCCCGGGAGTCTGTGTCCATTCCAGTCAGTGCAGTGGGAAGTCTAGATCTGAGTGCAGACACCAGCACTGTTATTAGGCCAGTCCACAGCTCTATTCTGGGCGAGAAATATTGCTTTGAG GTGATAAACTCTGAGAATAACCACTGCTTTGGCTGCACTTCAGCCGCTGAGCGTGATCGCTGGATTGAAGACCTGAGGCGGGCTGCACAGCCCAATAAG GATAACATTGAACGCACAGAAAACTGTCTCAGTCTGTGGGTGAATGAAGCCAAGGATCTGCCACCCAAACGGCGTTATTATTGTGAAGTACACCTGGACGGGACCCTGTTCGCCCGCACCAGCAGCCGAGCCGTTGGCAAGTCTTCCCACCGCTCTAGCCTGGCAGGGGACAGCTCTACCGGGGCCTCAGGAGGCCTGGGGGGCAGTGGTGGTATGACCGGAGGTTGCCAGTTATTCTGGGGTGAATTCTTTGAGCTAGACAACCTGCCCTCTGTCTCTCAAATCACCCTGCACCTTTTCCGAGATGAGGACCCCAAGAAAAAACGCCACTCCCGGGATGAGTCCAGCCTGCACCCCCTGGGCAGTGTGGCCATACCTTTGGCTGAGATCCGTGGAAGGACCTATCAGGAGAAGTGGCATCCCATTATTCCATACAAGGCCTCAAGCACAGGGGGAAACAAGGAACTGCTGGGGCCTCAGGCTTCACTCCGCATCAAGGCCCGTTTCCAGAATCTGCAGGTGCTGCCTATGGAGAAATACAAAGAGTTTGCAGAGTTTGTGACGGTGGATTATGTGGAAATGTGCCTGAACCTGGAGCCACTTCTGAATgtgaaggagaaggaagagcTGGCAGGAGCACTGGTTCATGTGCTGCAGAGTATCGGCAAAGCCAAG GAGTTCCTCGTTGCTTTGGGCAACGCAGAAGTAGACCGTCTTGGAGAGAAGGAGGCTCTGATCTTCAGAGAGAACACAGTGGCCACCAAAGCCATAGATGAGTACATGAAGTTGGTTGGCCAGAAGTACCTAATTGACACAATTG GAGACTTCATCACCCGTCTGTATGCCTCAGTGGAGAGCTGTGAAGTTGACCCTCGTAAATGCTCTCCTTCTGAGCTGTCAAACAACCAGAAGAACCTGAGGGAAAGTTGTGAGGAAGTGGTGCAGAAGATTATTGAGATGCATGG ATCCTTCCCGGAAGAGTTAAACAGGATCTTCTCCAGCTGGGTGGAGCTGTGTGAAGACCAGGGCAGGCCGGAGATTGGCCATCGTCTCATCTCCGCTTCCCTCTTCCTTCGCTTTTTATGTCCTGCTATCCTCAGCCCATCTCTGTTTGGTTTGATACAGCCTTACCCGGAGCCAACCACCCTGCGTACCCTTACCCTGACTGCCAAAGTCATCCAGAATCTGGCCAACTTCACCCT gTTTGGAGATAAAGAGGAGTACATGCTCTTTATGAACGACTTCTTGCAGCAGCACTGGGATGGAATGAGGAGCTTTCTGCAATCAGTGTCCAACCCAGACCCTGAGGTGCCCATGACCTCCTTTGATGGTTATGTAGACCTGCCTCTGCGCTTGGCTGTGCTGCATGGCCTGTTGGTAGACATCATTTGCCAGAAGGATCAG GACACGGTGGACAAGCTGCATCCTCTGCCTTTCATTCTGAACCAGATAACAGAGTCACTGGGTCCCGAAGCCACACGGATCACAGTTAGCAG CCAAATGGGACAAAGCAAGCCAATATATGTCCCTCCAAGAGACTTGGGAAAGTACAGTCCTCTCCAGTCATCACTCCAGCAGCTTCCTGTGGACTCAAAAGGCCTACGAGATGG GGATGGTAGGACCAGGAGGAGCATGAGGGAGAGGAAGCCAGTCACCAGAACTCAGAGTGCTCCACACAGGCGGCCCGGCCACATCAAGCACACTCTGAAGAGACAGACCAGCACTGAGAATCTGCAATCAGACGACCATGAACAAGAGATGGAGACCAACCAACTCAACATCTCACTACCACAGCCT AGTGACAAGAGCGTCAAACATCCTTCTGCACCAGTTCCATGGATCATACACAGCGGGGAGCCAAAcgagatgaagacagaggatGAACAGCTTAACTTGCTGGACAAG CATGCTCAAGAGCTGTCGGAGCTTCGCCTGGGGGTCGAGCAGGTGACGGAGCGAGAACTGGAGATGGCGAAGCGGCTGGAGGACTTCATCAACCAGAGCcaagaccagaatgcaatgctgcAGGCAGAAGTCATTGAACTGAGGAACCTGCTGGCTGTGCGGGAAGAACAGCTCGCCAGTGCCACCTTCAG GTTGGGTGTGattgaagaggagagagaggaggatgagagaaagCTGAGCGTTGCCATTGCAGCAGCTGAGCGAATGAACACATtg GAGGAGCAGTTTGCAGACATGATAAAGAACCTCAACCAGCTCAGTGAGGCCTacagcagcagccaaaacagcacacagcatCCTGGGAAGCCGCAAATCAACAGCAACTGA
- the rasal3 gene encoding ras GTPase-activating protein nGAP isoform X2 — protein MWTRNRVSSCLSNLSMQNLADLDTECSPDHMGPAGGSRLKNQDGGVRALIKRRLEGKSKRSSTTQLNRIGLNKGSRHYSSRESVSIPVSAVGSLDLSADTSTVIRPVHSSILGEKYCFEVINSENNHCFGCTSAAERDRWIEDLRRAAQPNKDNIERTENCLSLWVNEAKDLPPKRRYYCEVHLDGTLFARTSSRAVGKSSHRSSLAGDSSTGASGGLGGSGGMTGGCQLFWGEFFELDNLPSVSQITLHLFRDEDPKKKRHSRDESSLHPLGSVAIPLAEIRGRTYQEKWHPIIPYKASSTGGNKELLGPQASLRIKARFQNLQVLPMEKYKEFAEFVTVDYVEMCLNLEPLLNVKEKEELAGALVHVLQSIGKAKEFLVALGNAEVDRLGEKEALIFRENTVATKAIDEYMKLVGQKYLIDTIGDFITRLYASVESCEVDPRKCSPSELSNNQKNLRESCEEVVQKIIEMHGSFPEELNRIFSSWVELCEDQGRPEIGHRLISASLFLRFLCPAILSPSLFGLIQPYPEPTTLRTLTLTAKVIQNLANFTLFGDKEEYMLFMNDFLQQHWDGMRSFLQSVSNPDPEVPMTSFDGYVDLPLRLAVLHGLLVDIICQKDQDTVDKLHPLPFILNQITESLGPEATRITVSSQMGQSKPIYVPPRDLGKYSPLQSSLQQLPVDSKGLRDGDGRTRRSMRERKPVTRTQSAPHRRPGHIKHTLKRQTSTENLQSDDHEQEMETNQLNISLPQPSDKSVKHPSAPVPWIIHSGEPNEMKTEDEQLNLLDKHAQELSELRLGVEQVTERELEMAKRLEDFINQSQDQNAMLQAEVIELRNLLAVREEQLASATFRLGVIEEEREEDERKLSVAIAAAERMNTLEEQFADMIKNLNQLSEAYSSSQNSTQHPGKPQINSN, from the exons ATGTGGACCCGCAACCGTGTCAGCAGCTGCCTGTCCAACCTCAGCATGCAGAACCTTGCGGATCTCGACACAG AATGTAGCCCCGACCACATGGGCCCGGCCGGTGGGTCTCGACTAAAAAACCAAGATGGTGGCGTAAGA GCTCTGATAAAGCGCCGTCTCGAGGGCAAGTCGAAGAGGAGCAGCACCACCCAGTTGAACCGCATTGGGCTAAACAAAGGAAGCAG gCATTACAGTTCCCGGGAGTCTGTGTCCATTCCAGTCAGTGCAGTGGGAAGTCTAGATCTGAGTGCAGACACCAGCACTGTTATTAGGCCAGTCCACAGCTCTATTCTGGGCGAGAAATATTGCTTTGAG GTGATAAACTCTGAGAATAACCACTGCTTTGGCTGCACTTCAGCCGCTGAGCGTGATCGCTGGATTGAAGACCTGAGGCGGGCTGCACAGCCCAATAAG GATAACATTGAACGCACAGAAAACTGTCTCAGTCTGTGGGTGAATGAAGCCAAGGATCTGCCACCCAAACGGCGTTATTATTGTGAAGTACACCTGGACGGGACCCTGTTCGCCCGCACCAGCAGCCGAGCCGTTGGCAAGTCTTCCCACCGCTCTAGCCTGGCAGGGGACAGCTCTACCGGGGCCTCAGGAGGCCTGGGGGGCAGTGGTGGTATGACCGGAGGTTGCCAGTTATTCTGGGGTGAATTCTTTGAGCTAGACAACCTGCCCTCTGTCTCTCAAATCACCCTGCACCTTTTCCGAGATGAGGACCCCAAGAAAAAACGCCACTCCCGGGATGAGTCCAGCCTGCACCCCCTGGGCAGTGTGGCCATACCTTTGGCTGAGATCCGTGGAAGGACCTATCAGGAGAAGTGGCATCCCATTATTCCATACAAGGCCTCAAGCACAGGGGGAAACAAGGAACTGCTGGGGCCTCAGGCTTCACTCCGCATCAAGGCCCGTTTCCAGAATCTGCAGGTGCTGCCTATGGAGAAATACAAAGAGTTTGCAGAGTTTGTGACGGTGGATTATGTGGAAATGTGCCTGAACCTGGAGCCACTTCTGAATgtgaaggagaaggaagagcTGGCAGGAGCACTGGTTCATGTGCTGCAGAGTATCGGCAAAGCCAAG GAGTTCCTCGTTGCTTTGGGCAACGCAGAAGTAGACCGTCTTGGAGAGAAGGAGGCTCTGATCTTCAGAGAGAACACAGTGGCCACCAAAGCCATAGATGAGTACATGAAGTTGGTTGGCCAGAAGTACCTAATTGACACAATTG GAGACTTCATCACCCGTCTGTATGCCTCAGTGGAGAGCTGTGAAGTTGACCCTCGTAAATGCTCTCCTTCTGAGCTGTCAAACAACCAGAAGAACCTGAGGGAAAGTTGTGAGGAAGTGGTGCAGAAGATTATTGAGATGCATGG ATCCTTCCCGGAAGAGTTAAACAGGATCTTCTCCAGCTGGGTGGAGCTGTGTGAAGACCAGGGCAGGCCGGAGATTGGCCATCGTCTCATCTCCGCTTCCCTCTTCCTTCGCTTTTTATGTCCTGCTATCCTCAGCCCATCTCTGTTTGGTTTGATACAGCCTTACCCGGAGCCAACCACCCTGCGTACCCTTACCCTGACTGCCAAAGTCATCCAGAATCTGGCCAACTTCACCCT gTTTGGAGATAAAGAGGAGTACATGCTCTTTATGAACGACTTCTTGCAGCAGCACTGGGATGGAATGAGGAGCTTTCTGCAATCAGTGTCCAACCCAGACCCTGAGGTGCCCATGACCTCCTTTGATGGTTATGTAGACCTGCCTCTGCGCTTGGCTGTGCTGCATGGCCTGTTGGTAGACATCATTTGCCAGAAGGATCAG GACACGGTGGACAAGCTGCATCCTCTGCCTTTCATTCTGAACCAGATAACAGAGTCACTGGGTCCCGAAGCCACACGGATCACAGTTAGCAG CCAAATGGGACAAAGCAAGCCAATATATGTCCCTCCAAGAGACTTGGGAAAGTACAGTCCTCTCCAGTCATCACTCCAGCAGCTTCCTGTGGACTCAAAAGGCCTACGAGATGG GGATGGTAGGACCAGGAGGAGCATGAGGGAGAGGAAGCCAGTCACCAGAACTCAGAGTGCTCCACACAGGCGGCCCGGCCACATCAAGCACACTCTGAAGAGACAGACCAGCACTGAGAATCTGCAATCAGACGACCATGAACAAGAGATGGAGACCAACCAACTCAACATCTCACTACCACAGCCT AGTGACAAGAGCGTCAAACATCCTTCTGCACCAGTTCCATGGATCATACACAGCGGGGAGCCAAAcgagatgaagacagaggatGAACAGCTTAACTTGCTGGACAAG CATGCTCAAGAGCTGTCGGAGCTTCGCCTGGGGGTCGAGCAGGTGACGGAGCGAGAACTGGAGATGGCGAAGCGGCTGGAGGACTTCATCAACCAGAGCcaagaccagaatgcaatgctgcAGGCAGAAGTCATTGAACTGAGGAACCTGCTGGCTGTGCGGGAAGAACAGCTCGCCAGTGCCACCTTCAG GTTGGGTGTGattgaagaggagagagaggaggatgagagaaagCTGAGCGTTGCCATTGCAGCAGCTGAGCGAATGAACACATtg GAGGAGCAGTTTGCAGACATGATAAAGAACCTCAACCAGCTCAGTGAGGCCTacagcagcagccaaaacagcacacagcatCCTGGGAAGCCGCAAATCAACAGCAACTGA